The Triticum dicoccoides isolate Atlit2015 ecotype Zavitan chromosome 6A, WEW_v2.0, whole genome shotgun sequence genome has a window encoding:
- the LOC119316513 gene encoding S-adenosylmethionine synthase, with protein sequence MAEVETFLFTSESVNEGHPDKLCDQISDAVLDACLAEDPDSKVACETCTKTNMVMVFGEITTKANVDYEKIVRDTCRGIGFVSNDVGLDADHCKVLVNIEQQSPDIAQGVHGHFTKRPEEIGAGDQGHMFGYATDETPEFMPLSHVLATKLGARLTEVRKNATCPWLRPDGKTQVTVEYHNDNGAMVPIRVHTVLISTQHDETVTNDEIAADLKEHVIKPVIPEQYLDENTIFHLNPSGRFVIGGPHGDAGLTGRKIIIDTYGGWGAHGGGAFSGKDPTKVDRSGAYVARQAAKSIVASGIARRCIVQVSYAIGVPEPLSVFVDTYGTGKIPDKEILEIVKENFDFRPGMIIINLDLKRGGKGRYLKTAAYGHFGREGADFTWEVVKPLKWEKPSA encoded by the coding sequence ATGGCTGAAGTTGAAACCTTCCTCTTCACATCCGAGTCTGTCAACGAGGGGCACCCTGACAAGCTCTGCGACCAGATATCTGATGCTGTGCTAGATGCATGCCTGGCTGAAGACCCTGACAGCAAGGTTGCTTGTGAGACATGCACCAAGACCAACATGGTCATGGTTTTCGGTGAGATCACTACCAAGGCCAATGTTGACTATGAGAAGATTGTGAGGGATACTTGCCGTGGCATCGGTTTTGTGTCCAATGATGTAGGGCTTGATGCTGACCACTGCAAGGTACTTGTCAACATTGAGCAGCAGTCCCCTGACATCGCGCAGGGTGTCCATGGTCACTTTACCAAGCGGCCTGAGGAGATTGGCGCTGGTGACCAGGGCCATATGTTTGGATATGCAACTGATGAGACCCCTGAGTTCATGCCCCTCAGCCATGTTCTTGCTACCAAGCTTGGTGCTCGTCTCACTGAGGTTCGCAAGAACGCGACCTGCCCGTGGTTGAGGCCTGATGGCAAGACCCAGGTGACTGTGGAGTATCACAATGACAATGGTGCTATGGTCCCTATACGTGTCCACACTGTGCTCATCTCCACCCAGCATGATGAGACAGTGACCAATGATGAGATTGCTGCTGATCTGAAGGAGCATGTGATTAAGCCTGTCATCCCAGAGCAGTACCTTGATGAGAATACCATCTTCCATCTCAACCCATCTGGCCGCTTTGTCATTGGTGGACCTCACGGCGATGCTGGTCTCACTGGCAGGAAGATCATCATTGACACCTATGGTGGCTGGGGAGCTCATGGTGGAGGTGCTTTCTCTGGCAAGGACCCGACCAAGGTTGACCGCAGTGGTGCATATGTTGCAAGGCAGGCGGCGAAGAGCATTGTCGCCAGTGGCATCGCCCGCCGCTGCATCGTCCAGGTGTCTTATGCTATTGGCGTGCCTGAACCACTCTCAGTGTTTGTTGACACATACGGCACGGGCAAGATCCCTGACAAGGAGATCCTCGAGATTGTCAAGGAGAACTTTGACTTCAGGCCAggcatgatcatcatcaaccttgacCTCAAGAGGGGCGGGAAGGGGCGCTACCTCAAGACGGCGGCATACGGTCACTTCGGCAGGGAGGGCGCAGACTTCACCTGGGAGGTGGTGAAGCCCCTCAAGTGGGAGAAGCCTTCTGCCTGA